From a region of the Cucumis sativus cultivar 9930 chromosome 6, Cucumber_9930_V3, whole genome shotgun sequence genome:
- the LOC101218703 gene encoding ACT domain-containing protein ACR4: protein MAIDMNFSHDIDDEYVKLIRRMNPPRVVIDNDACKDATVIRVDSANKHGILLEVVQVLTDLNLIVTKAYISCDGCWFMDVFNVTDQDGNKVTDEGVLDYIKRSLESDSCFASSMRSVGVKPSVDYTVIELIGNDRQGLLSEVSAVLTHLKCNVVHAEVWTHNTRAAAVMHVTDDETGSAITDLERLSRIKGLLSNVLRGSNSRSKGAKTVVSHGVTHIERRLHQMMFADRDYELLDEDVMEDQQKPNVKVVNWCDIDYSVVTIRSKDRPKLLFDTVCTLTDMQYVVFHANVVAEGTEAYQEYYIRHIDGSPVKSDAERQRVIHCLEAAIRRRVSEGLKLELCTTDRVGLLSDVTRIFRENSLTVTRAEVTTKAGKAINTFYVRDPSGYPVDSKTIDSIRELIGQTILKVKGSSSPKEQKQASQDSPTRFLFGGLFRSRSFVNFGLIRS, encoded by the exons ATGG CAATCGACATGAACTTTTCCCATGATATTGATGATGAATATGTGAAATTGATTAGAAGAATGAATCCACCCAG GGTTGTAATTGACAACGATGCCTGTAAGGATGCTACTGTAATAAGG GTAGATAGCGCCAACAAACATGGGATTCTTCTTGAAGTCGTTCAAGTCCTTACTGATCTTAATCTTATTGTCACCAAAGCCTATATTTCTTGTGATGGTTGCTGGTTCATGGATg TTTTTAATGTCACTGATCAAGATGGAAACAAAGTTACAGATGAAGGGGTTTTAGACTACATCAAAAGG TCGCTCGAATCGGACTCTTGTTTTGCATCTTCCATGAGATCTGTGGGTGTAAAACCGTCTGTTGATTACACTGTAATTGAGCTTATTGGCAATGATAGACAAGGATTACTTTCTGAAGTAAGTGCTGTCCTCACTCACCTCAAATGCAATGTTGTACACGCTGAGGTTTGGACTCACAACACACGAGCGGCCGCCGTGATGCACGTTACAGATGATGAAACTGGTTCTGCAATAACTGATCTTGAGAGGTTGTCTAGGATCAAGGGATTACTTTCAAACGTACTGAGGGGAAGCAATAGCAGGTCCAAAGGAGCTAAGACTGTTGTTTCTCATGGAGTCACTCACATTGAGAGAAGGCTTCATCAGATGATGTTTGCTGATAGGGATTATGAACTTCTCGACGAGGATGTCATGGAAGAtcaacaaaaaccaaatgtCAAGGTTGTGAATTGGTGTGATATAGACTATTCTGTTGTTACCATTAGGAGCAAAGATCGGCCGAAACTTCTTTTCGACACGGTTTGCACTTTAACCGATATGCAATATGTCGTTTTTCATGCCAATGTAGTTGCTGAAGGGACAGAAGCGTATCAG GAATATTACATTAGACACATAGATGGATCTCCTGTTAAGTCTGATGCAGAGAGACAAAGAGTAATTCATTGTCTTGAAGCTGCCATCAGAAGAAGAGTGTCTGAG GGGTTGAAGTTAGAGTTATGCACAACAGATAGAGTAGGCCTTCTTTCCGATGTTACCCGCATCTTTCGAGAGAACAGCCTGACTGTCACAAGAGCAGAGGTAACAACAAAAGCCGGTAAGGCAATCAACACGTTTTACGTCCGCGATCCATCAGGGTATCCAGTGGATTCAAAGACAATAGATTCAATCCGAGAATTGATTGGACAAACAATACTGAAAGTGAAAGGAAGCAGTAGTCCTAAAGAACAGAAACAAGCTTCTCAAGATTCACCAACCAGGTTCCTATTTGGTGGTCTTTTCAGATCTAgatcttttgttaattttgggTTAATAAGGTCTTAA